A window from Solanum stenotomum isolate F172 chromosome 5, ASM1918654v1, whole genome shotgun sequence encodes these proteins:
- the LOC125866247 gene encoding probable transcription factor GLK1, producing MLALSSSLSYKNERENYDLFQDFPHGNLIDTIDFDDLFDEINDEDLLPDFEIFGEFSVMSCEESATHRNMKSKSKEAKKSSSQIKNPQGKRKVKVDWTPELHRKFVKAIEKLGVDKAVPSRILELMATHGLTRHNIASHLQKYRAHRKHLLAREAEVASLSHRKQMYSGTAMVGGGGKRISMNPWPAPPTMGFPPMAHHVRPLHVWGHPHVNNSFWHPHYQRVSNSLATGTPCFPAPIAPTRFAAPLMVPGIPSPPAIIKVDTISSNLHPSNESIDAAIEDVLAKPQLPLPIGLKPPSIDSVLNELQRQGITKIPPT from the exons ATGCTTGCTCTATCTTCATCATTGAGCTACAAAAATGAAAGggaaaattatgatttattccAAGATTTTCCCCATGGGAATTTAATCGACACCATCGATTTCGACGACCTTTTCGATGAAATCAACGATGAAGATTTGCTGCCAGATTTCGAAATTTTTGGTGAATTTTCAGTTATGAGTTGTGAAGAATCTGCTACTCATAGAAATATGAAATCCAAGTCAAAAGAAGCCAAAAAATCATCTAGCCAAATCAAAAATCCTCAAGGAAAGAGGAAAGTAAag GTGGATTGGACTCCAGAGCTACATAGGAAATTTGTAAAAGCAATAGAGAAATTAGGTGTTGATAAGGCAGTCCCATCAAGAATTTTGGAGCTTATGGCTACTCATGGTCTCACTAGACATAACATTGCTAGCCATCTTCAA AAATATCGAGCTCATCGAAAACATTTACTAGCGAGAGAAGCTGAGGTGGCGAGCTTGAGCCATAGGAAGCAAATGTACAGCGGAACCGCCATGGTCGGAGGAGGAGGAAAGAGAATTTCGATGAACCCATGGCCTGCACCACCAACCATGGGTTTTCCACCCATGGCTCATCATGTTAGACCCTTACATGTTTGGGGGCATCCACATGTAAATAATTCTTTTTGGCATCCACATTATCAAAGG GTATCAAATTCTCTTGCAACAGGCACTCCTTGTTTTCCTGCGCCAATAGCACCCACG AGATTTGCAGCACCTCTTATGGTCCCAGGCATCCCATCACCCCCTGCCATCATCAAAGTTGACACAATTTCCTCTAATTTGCATCCC TCAAACGAGAGCATAGATGCAGCTATTGAAGATGTTTTAGCAAAGCCACAATTGCCACTTCCCATAGGACTGAAACCTCCATCAATTGACAGTGTGTTGAATGAATTACAACGTCAAGggattaccaaaatacccccaacttga